CATAAATATTTCCTTTGTTTTAATAAGTCTGACTCAATCCCTGCATCGGCGAGACGCGAGACGCCTTCCATGCAGGGTATAATGCTCCAAAAAATGAAAGCAAAATAGAGGTAAACAATGCGATGAGAATCAAATGCGAATCAATTTGTACCGGAACTTTTTTGAGATAATAAAATTTTTGAAAATCTCCTAAAGGTATTCCAGCAAATATTTTTAAAATAAGAAGACCGGATAATACGCCTGTCAAAGAACCCAATACACCCAAAACAAATCCAGAACACACAAAAACTCGAATTATAATAGATTTTGTAGCACCTAATGCGCGCAGCAACGAAATGTGGGGAGCTCTATCCATAACTGTTAAACTTAATGTAACAATAATATTAAATCCAGCGACAAAAGAAATAATCAAAACAATAAGTTTTATTGCAGTTCCATCACGTTCAATTTGCTCAAATAAACCTCTATCAATTTGTTGCCAAGCAATGACATTATAAGGAAGCAAACTATTTAATTCTTGAGAAACGGACAAGGCATCATCTAAATTTTGTAATCGAATTTCAATACCACTTGCCCAGCTTTCTACTCCAAACAGTTTAACTCCATCTTCAAAATTCATGAGAACCTGTTTTTTATCATACTCAGACAAACCCGTACTAATAAAACCTGTGACAAATAATTTGTTATAGCGAATGCCTACCCGACCATTTTCATGAGCAAAAGTCATGAGAGTGACCGTATCGCCAATTTTCGCATTTAAAGAATCAGCCAATTCACTACCTAAAATGACATGCGGCAGCAATTCTGGAGTAGAGGTATCATCTTTTGTATTTCTTGAGCGATCAATCAGTGGGCTTATTGCATTTAGGGTTTTTAATGCATCAATAGGATTGATGTATTTTTGCAAACTGTCTTTTGATGATGATGCTGTGCCTTCTATAGCACGAATATAAACAGCTGACGTCTGACGCCCTAATCCCATCACAGACTCCTGATAAATAAAGCGACTCATTGAATGAATAGGCGCAGGAATGATGGACTCTAATTTTTTTTCAAACTGCATTGGATTGCTAATTCCAGACTGAGAATAAATAATAATATTAGGATTTGTAGAAGAAATTATGCTTTTTAATTCTGATTGAAAACTATTTAAAATAGTAATGACGACCAAAAATGCGGCAACACCAAAAGCAATTCCTAGCACTGAAACTATTGAGGTAAAGCTTAAAAATTTTGAATTTTTCTTACAAATAAAATTTAATGCAAGTCTTAATATCAAATTCACTTCTTAACCCCATGAATCAAAAATTACTTTTTTTGAATTGACTCTTTACGCAACTTTAAAACGCAGAGACTGTCAGCAATTTTATCATTTACCACATACTTTTTTTATCGAAAGGGGAAGAACATAAAAATTATACCTAAATGACTCGAGTTTTAGTCCTTGACAAACAAACTAGGAGTCTCATCTTAACAACGATGGGGGATTGATCTTCTCCTCAATTATATAGAATTGAGTCATAAAAAGACTTATATTATAATAAAAAAAGGAGTTATAATTTATGGCTCTCCAATTGACACATAGAGCACAACAAGCCGTCAATGAATCTCATGCCTTAGCAAAACAAAACGGCAATCCAGAGCTGACACCTGCCCATATTCTCTATACGATTTTTAAAGAAGAAGAAGAAATTGTTAAAATGGTGTGTCAGCATTTAGGAATTAAAATCTCTAATGTAACAGGAGAATTTAAAAAAATCATTGATCTTTTACCAAAAGTTTCTGGAGGAAACGATCCAACCAACAGCCCTTTTTTAACCGCCTACTTAGAATCTGTAGAAAAAATACGAAAAGAGTTACGCGATGAATTTATTTCAATTGAACATTTTTTAATTGCTGCGCCAATTAGTAAACAACAATCCTTAAATTCACTATTTCAAAAACTTAATTTAGATTCTAGTACTTTACAAAAAGCTGTTTATAGCATCAGAGGTAACAATACCGTGACAGATCAATCACCCGAAAATAAACTTGGCGTTCTAGAAAAATACGCTCGCGATCTTACAAAATTGGCTGAAGAAAATAAACTTGATCCCGTAATTGGCAGAGACAGCGAGGTCAGACGCGTTGTGCAAATTCTCTCGCGTCGTACCAAAAATAATCCAATTTTAATTGGAGAACCAGGCGTTGGTAAAACAGCCATTGCAGAAGGTCTCGCACAACGTATTATTCGGGGAGATGTCCCTGAAACCTTAAAAAACAGAAAAATTCTTGGTTTGGATATTGCATCACTGGTTGCCGGCGCAAAATTTAGAGGAGAATTTGAAGAACGCCTTAAAGCTGTTTTAAAAGCAG
This region of Spirobacillus cienkowskii genomic DNA includes:
- a CDS encoding ABC transporter permease, with the protein product MNLILRLALNFICKKNSKFLSFTSIVSVLGIAFGVAAFLVVITILNSFQSELKSIISSTNPNIIIYSQSGISNPMQFEKKLESIIPAPIHSMSRFIYQESVMGLGRQTSAVYIRAIEGTASSSKDSLQKYINPIDALKTLNAISPLIDRSRNTKDDTSTPELLPHVILGSELADSLNAKIGDTVTLMTFAHENGRVGIRYNKLFVTGFISTGLSEYDKKQVLMNFEDGVKLFGVESWASGIEIRLQNLDDALSVSQELNSLLPYNVIAWQQIDRGLFEQIERDGTAIKLIVLIISFVAGFNIIVTLSLTVMDRAPHISLLRALGATKSIIIRVFVCSGFVLGVLGSLTGVLSGLLILKIFAGIPLGDFQKFYYLKKVPVQIDSHLILIALFTSILLSFFGALYPAWKASRVSPMQGLSQTY